One genomic window of Panicum hallii strain FIL2 chromosome 6, PHallii_v3.1, whole genome shotgun sequence includes the following:
- the LOC112897084 gene encoding uncharacterized protein LOC112897084 encodes MAPPASAALLGPPVAAAALNTNVAAAADPEPTREESSSEYSSSDDDSEDSPMACGGVAKKAAAKEAPRSGRALAYASSGDPCVDFFFQVVPGATSGTDVAALLDVAWSRDARAALRLICHLRGVRGLGKGDREGFYAAALWMHARHPKTLAGNLATYARFGCLKDLPEILYRILHGDRMEEEGDRRKQQQDLCHGMKRRRSDGEFKAAKERKRQEEAQLALTALARYESDESFRFLYVRVAEMFAEMLKSDVEHLRAGDTAKIGLAAKWCPSLRSSYDRATLLCEAIARRIFPRESSQEYLNISDKHYAYRIRDRLRREVLVPLRKALELPEVYMCACKFEELPYARVASVAMRKYKEVFQKHDKHRVTGFFDEVRTGHAKMPADGVLPHELIAAALKGEHDEAAELQWRRMAASLATEGRLTNCIAVCGLSGAAAAVADQPASAAVALGLLISELSQEPWKGRVITFDETHQLHKVCGANLKERLRPLVAAMGAHRKGANLQGVFSKILQLAVAGGLRKDMMVKRVFVLSDMDFDGWTGVASVWKTEYQGICDKFAAEGFTVPQVVFWNVGTSKASMPVVAEQEGAALVSGYSKNLVRLFLEADGELTPAAVVADAISGPEYDALEVFD; translated from the coding sequence ATGGCcccgcccgcctccgccgcgctccTTGGGCCCCCCGTGGCTGCCGCCGCCCTCAACACCAACGTCGCTGCCGCTGCGGATCCCGAGCCCACCCGCGAGGAGTCGTCCTCCGAGTACTCCTCGTCCGACGACGACTCAGAAGACTCACCGATGGCATGTGGCGGCGTGGcgaagaaggcggcggcgaaggAGGCGCCGCGGTCCGGGCGGGCGCTCGCCTACGCCTCGTCGGGCGACCCCTGCGTGGACTTCTTCTTCCAGGtcgtccccggcgccacctcggGCACCGACGTGGCCGCGCTCCTCGACGTCGCGTGGTCCCGCGACGCGCGCGCCGCGCTCAGGCTCATCTGCCACCTCCGCGGCGTGCGCGGCCTGGGCAAGGGCGACAGGGAGGGCTTCTACGCCGCTGCGCTCTGGATGCACGCGCGCCACCCCAAGACGCTCGCCGGGAACCTCGCCACCTACGCCAGGTTCGGCTGCCTCAAGGACCTCCCCGAGATCCTCTACCGCATCCTCCACGGCGACCGCATGGAAGAGGAAGGCGACCGCCGCAAGCAGCAGCAGGACCTCTGCCACGGCATGAAGCGCCGCCGCAGCGACGGCGAGTTCAAGGCTGCCAAGGAGAGGAAGCGCCAGGAGGAGGCGCAGCTGGCGCTCACGGCGCTCGCGCGCTACGAGTCCGACGAGTCCTTCCGCTTCCTCTACGTCCGCGTCGCCGAGATGTTCGCCGAGATGCTCAAGTCCGACGTCGAGCACCTGCGCGCGGGCGACACCGCCAAGATCGGGCTCGCGGCCAAGTGGTGCCCGTCGCTCCGCTCGTCCTACGACCGCGCGACACTGCTATGCGAGGCCATCGCCCGCCGCATCTTCCCGCGCGAGTCCAGCCAGGAGTACCTCAACATCTCGGACAAGCACTACGCCTACCGCATCCGCGACCGGCTCCGCCGCGAGGTGCTGGTGCCGCTTCGCAAGGCGCTCGAGCTCCCGGAGGTGTACATGTGCGCGTGCAAGTTTGAAGAGCTGCCGTACGCGCGCGTGGCATCCGTCGCCATGCGCAAGTACAAGGAGGTGTTCCAGAAGCATGACAAGCACCGCGTTACCGGCTTCTTCGACGAGGTGCGCACCGGCCATGCCAAGATGCCAGCAGACGGGGTGCTGCCGCACGAGCTCATCGCCGCGGCGCTCAAGGGGGAGCACGACGAGGCGGCGGAGCTCCAGTGGCGCCGCATGGCGGCCTCCCTTGCCACTGAGGGCCGCCTGACCAACTGCATCGCGGTGTGCGGGCTCTctggcgccgccgctgccgtcgcgGACCAACCGGCCTCGGCGGCCGTTGCGCTTGGTCTCCTGATCTCTGAGCTGAGCCAGGAGCCATGGAAGGGGCGCGTGATCACCTTCGATGAGACGCACCAGCTACACAAGGTGTGCGGCGCGAACCTCAAGGAGAGGCTGCGGCCGCTGGTGGCGGCCATGGGGGCGCACAGGAAGGGCGCGAACCTGCAGGGCGTGTTCAGCAAGATCCTGCAGctggcggtggccggcgggctgCGCAAGGACATGATGGTTAAGAGGGTGTTCGTGCTGAGCGACATGGACTTCGACGGGTGGACAGGCGTCGCGTCTGTGTGGAAGACAGAGTACCAGGGCATCTGCGATAAGTTCGCCGCTGAGGGTTTCACTGTGCCGCAGGTGGTGTTCTGGAACGTGGGGACGTCCAAGGCGTCCATGCCGGTGGTGGCGGAGCAGGAGGGCGCGGCCCTGGTGAGCGGCTACTCCAAGAACCTGGTGAGACTCTTCCTGGAGGCGGACGGCGAGCTCACAccggccgccgtcgtggctGACGCCATCTCTGGTCCGGAATATGACGCACTGGAGGTGTTCGACTGA